Genomic DNA from Gemmatimonadota bacterium:
ATTCCCTCGGGAAGGAAGTCCGTTTTGGCGCAGGTCTTTACTTCTGAGTGCGAGTGCTACGGGGCCGCTACGCGGGCGGAATGGGTTTGACGCGAGCGAAGAGCGAGCGAGCGTTTGAGCGGGGCGCGGAAGGCGGCTGGCGGCGGCCCGGTGGCGCCCCGGACGGTGGCGCCGTGGCTGGCGGGCTGTACCAAACTGCGCGCTTCTGCGTTGGGTCAGTCACTCCGCCGCGGGGAGTATGAAGTAGAACTCCGACCCGGCGCCGGCCCGGCTCTCGACCCAGATGCGGCCGCCGTGGGCCTCGACAATGCCCCTGGCGATCGCGAGGCCGAGCCCGATGCCGCGGCGCCCGCCCTGGCGCACCTGCCAGAAGCGCTCGAAGATGTGGGGCAGGTGTTCGGCGGGGATGCCCGGCCCCGTGTCCTTTACCAGGATGCACACCTCCGCGTCCCGCCGCTCGGCCCGGACCGTGATCAGCCCGCCGACGGGCGTATACTTGACCGCGTTCCCCACCAGGTTCGAGAGCACCTGCAGCACCCGTTCGCGGTCTGCCAGCACGCGCGGCAGTCCATCCGCGGCGAGCTCCGCCTCCAGGTGCTGGGACTTGACCGAGGCCAGCGGCTGGAGCACCTGGCAAGCCTCGGCGATGAGGCCGGCCGGCTCCTCCGGCTTGCAGTCGAGCGGCAGCCGGCCTGCTTCCATGCGCCGGATCTCGAGCAGGTTGCCGATCAGTCTCTCCATCTGCGCGGCGGAGGCCCGGATCGCCTCGAGGTGCCGTCGCGTTTCGTCCTGCCCACTATCGGCAGGAAGGGTCTTCAGCAGCAGTTCCGTGCCGATGAAGATGGCGCTCAGCGTGTTGCCCAGGTCGTGGGAGACGACGGAACGCACTTCGTCGCGTGCCCGCACGGCCTTCTGCGCCTCGCGATACAGGCGCGCGTTCTCGATGGCCAGCGCGGCGCGGCGCCCCAGCTCTTGCGCCAGTTCGAGGTCCTCCGCCGGATAGCGCCGGCCGGACTGCGCCGTGAGCAGCGTGAGGACTCCCCGCAGGTGCCCGTGCGCCCGGAGCGGCACGGCCAGGAGCGAGCGGATCTGGAGCGAACGGAGCAAGCGCAGGTGA
This window encodes:
- a CDS encoding HAMP domain-containing histidine kinase — encoded protein: MLRDISRRKRAEEVQRFLAQASSVLAASLDHETTLASLARLAAGPLADFCFIDLIEDSGAVNRLVVAHADPGKEALAQQLLRYPLDRGRPHLVFTVLQTGEPELWPELPESYLESVAQSQDHLRLLRSLQIRSLLAVPLRAHGHLRGVLTLLTAQSGRRYPAEDLELAQELGRRAALAIENARLYREAQKAVRARDEVRSVVSHDLGNTLSAIFIGTELLLKTLPADSGQDETRRHLEAIRASAAQMERLIGNLLEIRRMEAGRLPLDCKPEEPAGLIAEACQVLQPLASVKSQHLEAELAADGLPRVLADRERVLQVLSNLVGNAVKYTPVGGLITVRAERRDAEVCILVKDTGPGIPAEHLPHIFERFWQVRQGGRRGIGLGLAIARGIVEAHGGRIWVESRAGAGSEFYFILPAAE